One Pseudanabaena sp. FACHB-2040 genomic window carries:
- a CDS encoding DUF3386 domain-containing protein, which translates to MVGTQVSARELFRAAYENRYTWTKGFPGYSADVTYTRNGEVFSGQIKVGADLKPEVTAITDEEAQKAIHGQLFEIAIHRVRRDFEDTHGKNTFAYGKTLEDGSVEILMGGKSEGDRYQLRNNEVSLVHRHIHGVVVTINTFSSHDTGEGYLSHRYDSVYHDPTTGEQKGGLSLFEDDYEKVGDYHILSRRHIVTQGDQPADEEFRFSNIKLLG; encoded by the coding sequence ATGGTTGGAACCCAAGTCTCAGCTCGAGAACTGTTTCGGGCTGCCTATGAAAACCGCTACACCTGGACTAAAGGGTTTCCCGGGTATAGCGCTGATGTCACCTATACCCGTAATGGGGAAGTCTTCAGCGGCCAGATTAAAGTCGGTGCCGATCTCAAGCCAGAGGTTACTGCGATAACCGATGAAGAGGCCCAAAAAGCAATTCACGGTCAGCTGTTTGAAATTGCCATTCACCGGGTTCGTCGGGACTTTGAAGATACCCACGGCAAGAACACCTTTGCTTACGGCAAAACCCTGGAGGATGGCTCTGTAGAAATTCTCATGGGCGGCAAGTCCGAGGGTGATCGCTACCAGCTGCGTAACAACGAGGTTTCTCTGGTTCACCGTCACATTCATGGTGTGGTTGTCACGATCAACACTTTTAGCAGCCATGATACGGGCGAGGGGTATCTGTCCCACCGCTACGACTCGGTCTACCACGACCCGACAACGGGTGAGCAAAAAGGCGGTCTTAGCTTGTTTGAAGACGACTATGAAAAGGTAGGCGACTACCACATTTTGTCTCGTCGCCATATTGTGACCCAGGGCGACCAGCCCGCTGATGAGGAGTTTCGCTTTTCCAACATTAAGCTGCTGGGGTAG
- a CDS encoding TIGR00300 family protein — translation MKAPLRFLMCSPHHYEVDYVINPWMEGNIHRSSREAAQEQWEGLYQVISTHAAVDLVKPQQGWPDMVFTANAGLILGDQVVLSRFLHKERQGEEPHFKAWFEEQGCTVHELPKDLPFEGAGDALLDREGRWLWAGYGFRTELDSHALVSQWLDIEVLSLRLMDERFYHLDTCFCPLAEGYLLYYPPAFDAYSNRLIEMRVPAHKRIAISEADAVNFACNAVNVEQIVIMNQASASLKQRLAEAGFQVLETPLTEFLKAGGAAKCLTLRITEPVRDDFHAEAAIESRTISLEGHLLDSGLINRALDLIVEGGGSFQVLNFELGEQRQSTSTAKVRVSAPDSEVMGEIMAQLIDLGAATLPEAVRDAVLTPISQAGVAPDDFYSTTIYPTEIRVGGEWVRVNNQRMDGVIVVEQTATEPVVHCKLLRDLQVGDQVVTGVDGIRSVRKATSRDRTTVTEEFSFMGSGVSSERRVELIVEQVAWELRKLRDQGGKVAVVAGPVVIHTGGGEHLSHLIREGYIQALLGGNAIAVHDIEQAMLGTSLGVDMNQGISVRGGHRHHLKAINTIRRYGSIAGAVEQGALTRGIFYECVKHGVPFSLAGSIRDDGPLPDTEMDLLKAQADYARMVQGSDMILMLSTMLHSIGVGNMTPAGVKMVCVDINPAVVTKLADRGSLESTGVVTDVGLFLSLLVKQLDRLNNPYAVV, via the coding sequence ATGAAGGCACCTCTTCGCTTCCTCATGTGCTCTCCGCACCACTATGAGGTGGACTACGTTATTAATCCCTGGATGGAGGGTAATATCCACCGTTCCTCCCGTGAAGCGGCTCAGGAGCAGTGGGAGGGTCTCTATCAGGTCATTTCAACCCATGCAGCGGTTGATTTAGTTAAGCCCCAGCAGGGATGGCCCGATATGGTGTTTACGGCCAATGCCGGTCTCATTTTGGGAGATCAGGTGGTGCTGAGCCGTTTTCTTCACAAAGAGCGCCAAGGTGAAGAACCCCACTTCAAAGCCTGGTTTGAGGAACAGGGATGTACTGTTCACGAACTGCCTAAGGATTTGCCCTTTGAGGGGGCCGGAGATGCGCTGCTCGATCGAGAGGGCCGCTGGCTCTGGGCTGGCTACGGCTTTCGCACCGAGCTTGATTCCCATGCCCTAGTATCTCAGTGGTTGGACATTGAGGTGCTGTCGTTGCGGCTGATGGATGAGCGGTTTTACCACCTCGATACCTGCTTCTGCCCCCTGGCCGAGGGCTATTTGCTCTACTACCCTCCGGCCTTTGACGCTTACTCCAATCGCCTGATTGAGATGCGGGTACCGGCCCACAAGCGAATTGCCATCAGTGAAGCGGATGCTGTCAATTTTGCCTGTAATGCCGTTAACGTCGAGCAAATTGTCATCATGAATCAGGCCAGCGCCAGCTTAAAGCAGCGGTTGGCCGAGGCCGGTTTTCAGGTGCTTGAGACGCCGCTGACAGAATTTTTGAAGGCAGGAGGTGCCGCCAAGTGCCTGACGCTGCGCATTACTGAGCCAGTGCGCGACGACTTCCATGCTGAGGCAGCCATTGAGAGCCGCACTATTTCCCTGGAAGGGCACCTGCTCGATTCTGGTCTGATCAACCGGGCGCTAGATTTGATTGTGGAAGGAGGCGGCAGCTTCCAGGTGCTCAACTTTGAGCTGGGAGAACAGCGGCAGAGTACCTCTACGGCCAAGGTGCGGGTTTCGGCTCCAGATTCTGAGGTAATGGGCGAGATTATGGCCCAGCTTATTGATCTGGGTGCTGCAACGCTGCCCGAAGCCGTCCGAGATGCGGTGCTTACACCTATTTCCCAGGCCGGGGTGGCTCCCGACGACTTTTATAGCACAACTATTTACCCCACAGAAATTCGCGTAGGCGGCGAGTGGGTGCGGGTCAATAACCAGCGCATGGATGGCGTTATTGTTGTCGAGCAAACGGCTACTGAGCCAGTTGTCCACTGCAAGCTGCTGCGGGATCTGCAGGTGGGCGATCAGGTAGTCACTGGAGTTGACGGCATTCGCAGCGTGCGTAAGGCAACCAGCCGCGATCGCACGACCGTGACCGAAGAGTTTAGCTTCATGGGCTCTGGCGTCTCTAGCGAAAGACGGGTAGAGCTAATTGTGGAGCAGGTAGCCTGGGAATTGCGTAAGCTGCGCGATCAGGGCGGTAAGGTCGCCGTGGTGGCTGGCCCAGTGGTGATTCACACGGGCGGCGGTGAGCATTTGTCGCACCTAATTCGCGAAGGATACATTCAGGCGCTGCTGGGGGGAAATGCGATCGCAGTTCACGACATCGAGCAGGCCATGCTCGGCACCTCCCTCGGCGTTGATATGAACCAGGGCATCTCAGTGCGAGGCGGGCACCGTCACCACCTCAAGGCCATCAACACCATTCGCCGCTACGGCAGCATTGCCGGAGCCGTGGAACAGGGAGCGCTGACCCGGGGCATTTTCTACGAGTGCGTCAAACACGGAGTGCCCTTCTCCCTGGCCGGTTCAATTCGCGATGATGGCCCCTTGCCTGATACCGAAATGGATCTGCTCAAAGCCCAGGCTGACTATGCCCGCATGGTGCAGGGATCTGACATGATTCTGATGTTATCTACCATGCTGCACTCCATTGGCGTTGGCAATATGACCCCTGCCGGTGTGAAGATGGTCTGTGTAGACATTAACCCTGCTGTAGTGACTAAGCTAGCTGACCGGGGGTCACTGGAGTCTACGGGCGTCGTTACCGATGTGGGACTGTTTTTGAGCCTACTGGTGAAGCAGCTCGACCGGCTCAACAATCCTTATGCGGTCGTTTAA